The genomic stretch CAGAGAAGTTCTTTCAGAACTCTTAGAGCGAATTCGGGTGATTGAGGAACGACTTGGAATTGTGCATACACCCCCAGAGAAAACAGAGGAGATAAGGCCGGAGGAAGTTGAGGAAAAGCCGGAAATGGGTGAGATAAGTGGGGATGAAAGTTTCCTGTATTATGCAGTTGAAAATGAGAGAACATTAGCAGATGTAAAAACCACGCTTTCACTCATGTTCTCGGATGAAAAAATTGAGACATTAATAGAGAACCTAGTGAGGAAGGGCTATCTTGAGAGATTTGAGAAGGATGGAGAGGTTTATTTGAGAAGGGTTGAGAAGAAGGAAGAGAAGAGAGAGCAATCGTTGGAAGAGCAAATTCTTCAGACGATGGAAGATGGGTTTACATTTAGGAAACTCCAGCACAGGTTTAAAGATGTTGATAAAGGGACCCTCCAAGCGGCTCTTGAAAAATTGATTGACGAAGGTAAGATTTATGTTGAAGGCACGGAGCGAAGAAAAATTTACAGAATTTCCAGTCCATCTATGAACGATGAAAAAGATGGAGGTGCATAAAAAATGTTGGATATAGCGCTGGTATCGCTCATACAGGATATGAGCGAAAAGGCAGGTGTGGAAGGGACAATACAGTACTGGCTCAGAGTGGGCGAGAACTTGGCGAGAAGAATGGGAAAGGAGGCGTACATGGGCTGGCCTTCCTTTAATGTGGCGTTGCGCGAGGGAAGAACAGCGTTTTCCATAGAAGGCGATGTAAGTGCTCTGACCGACTTGGCGATAACGGATGTGGATGGAGATGTGGTGGGCTACATTTACGCACTGAAGCGATGCGTGTTCCAACCCACAATATTGCGCATCCGTTACAGTGTGGGCGAACTGCCGCGAGCGGATAGACAGGTGGCAGACGAGTACAACAACACTGTGAGAAATTCTGCGGTCTGCAACTTCTGTGTGATTCACCAGAAATTCAGAGAGGAAGTGGCAAAGAACATTACAGTTGCTGATCAGGTGCTGGAATGCTACCAGCTTGCAAATCGGGGCTTCCTTGGAGACACGAAGACAGACGAAGCAGCGTTAAAGAAAATCGGTGTGAATCCAGAGTATGTGCGGAGCTTGCTACGAAACTATGCATGTGTGTACGCATTGCTGATGAAGGGAGCAAGATTGAAAGGTGAGGAGGTGTCTAAATGAGCAAGGAAGGGCAGATTACACGACTCATTGAAGACAATCCATTCGTGGATGTCGCAGCGTATCTCTTCCTAGAAGACATTGCGGATAAGCAAGGTCCTGCAGGAATGAACAACTACCTTGTGTCTCTTGCAAATTCGCTTGCTAGATCAATGCCTGAAGAGGAATACAAGACCTGGGAGGAATTCAGGAATGCACTTGCGTCAAACAGAAGCATTCTCACCACATTTGAGGATGTTGTGCTACCTACAGAGAACTGCATCGTGACCACGAAGTGTCCTTTTGGCAGGGGCTGGACTGAGTACACGAAACGGATAGGGAATTTTGCAAAAGTTCATACGGATGTAGCAGAGTATTACAATACCACAGTTAAGCCGAGTGTTGTGGACACACAGTGCATCATTCATCAGACCTTCCGTTCTGCAGCAGCGGAACGCATAAAGGTTGGAGGAAAGCGTGTGAAATATGCTCAGGTTGCAGCGGTTTCAGAGTATGGCGTGCGAAAAATCGTGCCAGAGGAATGGCTGCCAATTCTGTTGAATACAGCGAAGATTTCCAGAACAGAACTGAACATGATTCTGCGGAACAACTCCTGCGTCTGGGTGCTTTACACAGAATAAACTTTTTTCCCATTTTTAGGTGTTGTTTTTGCGACTCTTGAAAAAATCAGGTAATGTAGTTTATCTCAAAATTGAGGAGCCAGGCGAGATAGATAAATACAATGTGCCTCAGTATGCGATGAACAATGGATTTGAGTTTTTTAGAGGGCTTGGAGTAGTTGATTATCCAAAGACATTTAAATCCTGGCTTAGGAAATTTCCGAGACCAATCTTCATTGCTGCGGTGGAGAGCAACACAATTATTGGTTGGGTTTATATTGAGGAATGGGAGAAATGTGCAAAAGATGGTGAGCCAGTGCATGTGCTCCGTGCAATAGAGGTTCTGCCTGCATACAGAAGAGCTAAAGTTGGTTTTCGTTTGTTGCTTCTCGGTCTGCTTTTCGTTGTGGGCTATTTGATTACAAAGCCAATCACTGCAGAAGCCAGAAGGTTTTTCAAGAAATATGGATTCATGGAGGAAGCGGAGTTTCGTAGGGTGCCTGTGGACCTTACTTCCCATCCAGGTTATCTTATCCTTCCTCCTTTCAGAAGAAAGATGCTGCTTGAGAGTGTGAGTGCGTATTTTGAGGTTTGAGATAAAAATATATAGGGGCAAATGTATTGAAAGGTGATTGGAATGTTAAGAATTGGAGTGATTGGTACAGGTGTAATGGGGCAGAACCATGCGAGGGTTGCGGCAACACTAAGAAAGGATGTGGTTTTGACTGCTGTTTCTGATTTGAATGAAGAAACTGGAAAAGCAGTGGCAAAAAGATTTGGTTGTGAGTATTTTAAGGATTTTAGAGAGATGAAGGATAAGGTGGATGCGGTTGTAGTGGCTACACCTACAAAGACCCATGAGCCAATTGCTGTTGAAATGTTGAATATGGGAAAGCATATACTTGTGGAGAAACCGCTTACGATTGATGTTGAGAGTGCAGAGAAGATTGTAAGGGTTGCTGAGGCCCAAGGTCTTACGCTTGCTGTAGGCCACATAGAGAGGCATAACCCTGTAGTAAAGTTTGTGAAGACCGCGATAACGAAGGGACAGTTCGGGCAAGTTTATGCTATGTATTCAAAGCGAATATCTCCGTTTCCTGCAAGAATCAACGATGTTGGGGTTGTGAATGACATCGGTGTGCATGAAGTGGATGTGCAGCGATATCTGGCAGATAGTGAGGTGGTAAGTGTTTCTGCGTTTGGAGGGAAGATGAATGGGGGGGCCCATGAGGACCATGCCAACATTTTGCTGGATTTTGCAAATGGTGTAAAGGGGACAATTGTTGTGAACTGGCTTGCACCAATTAAGATAAGGAAGCTAGAACTGCTCTGCAGTAAGGTTTTTGTGGAATTGGATTACATTGAGCAGGAATTGAATGTTTCTACATCTCAAATCATGGATTTTGAGCCGGGCGATTCCTACCAGTACCCAATGGAATATAACATGCGACAGATTTATTTGAAGAAGCAGGAACCGCTCAAACTAGAACACGAGGACTTTGTAAATGCAATCCTAGAAAAGAAAAAACCACTCGTAGATGGCAGAGAAGGCGTGCAGAACATCAAAGTGTGCGAAGCTATTTTGAAGGCGATGGAGAACAAAAAAATTGAGGTGGTTGAATGAGAATGAAAAACAAAGTAGTTTTGATTACTGGGGGTACAAGAGGATTAGGAAAATGGTATGCTCATGCTTTCGCCAAAGAAGGAGCTATGTTAAGTTTGGTCTATAAATCAGATGAAAATATTGCTGTAGAGACGAAAAAAGAAATCACAGAAAAGTATGGGCAGATAGTTGAAATCTACAGAGGAAATGTAGAAGATGAAAATGATGTGATGAACATTGTAAAACAATCTGTAGATAAATTTGGAAAGATAGATATTCTTATAAACAATGCAGGGATTTTTAAGGATAGTATTTCATGGAAAATGGATAAAAAAGCATGGGAGGATGTTATCGCAACGAATCTCAC from Thermoplasmata archaeon encodes the following:
- a CDS encoding GNAT family N-acetyltransferase; this encodes MRLLKKSGNVVYLKIEEPGEIDKYNVPQYAMNNGFEFFRGLGVVDYPKTFKSWLRKFPRPIFIAAVESNTIIGWVYIEEWEKCAKDGEPVHVLRAIEVLPAYRRAKVGFRLLLLGLLFVVGYLITKPITAEARRFFKKYGFMEEAEFRRVPVDLTSHPGYLILPPFRRKMLLESVSAYFEV
- a CDS encoding Gfo/Idh/MocA family oxidoreductase, translating into MLRIGVIGTGVMGQNHARVAATLRKDVVLTAVSDLNEETGKAVAKRFGCEYFKDFREMKDKVDAVVVATPTKTHEPIAVEMLNMGKHILVEKPLTIDVESAEKIVRVAEAQGLTLAVGHIERHNPVVKFVKTAITKGQFGQVYAMYSKRISPFPARINDVGVVNDIGVHEVDVQRYLADSEVVSVSAFGGKMNGGAHEDHANILLDFANGVKGTIVVNWLAPIKIRKLELLCSKVFVELDYIEQELNVSTSQIMDFEPGDSYQYPMEYNMRQIYLKKQEPLKLEHEDFVNAILEKKKPLVDGREGVQNIKVCEAILKAMENKKIEVVE